In Euphorbia lathyris chromosome 9, ddEupLath1.1, whole genome shotgun sequence, the following are encoded in one genomic region:
- the LOC136205933 gene encoding putative disease resistance protein RGA3 — translation MAESILSDIAVGLISKLGSLLLKEIGLWWGLKDDLHKLESTVSVIQAVLLDAEEKSMENRQVKDWLGKLSEAMYDADDLFDEFLTVDLRQQVMVGSKTAKKVRLFFSSSNQFVFGHKMAHKIKALRERLDEIAAEKIKFHLEERSVEKVFIVEGRETQSTPPKVVIGRQVEKEAIVEFLLSSDYQENVSVVAMVGIGGLGKTTLAQLVCDDNKVKNHFELKMWACVSHDFDLKSLVKKVLESAIGKTPEIAEIDPLKKLLHEKINGRKYLLVLDDVWNENRDKWEKLTDLLACGASGSKIVITTRSRAVAEISVAEMSQPIIHELEGLSEDEAWSLFKHMAFKHGQVSNPHLESIGREIVAKCCGVPLAIRAIGGMMFSKEECEWPRFKNKELSKVAAYQNDILPILKLSYNHLPSHYKNCFAYCSLYSEDYVIYVNDLIQQWKAQGYLKSTDSNDSLQDVGYGYFMDLFRLSFFQDAKRDVFGNIEFCKMHDLMHELPVTVARDNFYASHYGMTSIEDKTGHMSFQVDSNSILQDFSPLWKAKKLRTVLPLNNFPNNFPIVEGKKLDAMFCNLRCLRVLKISLSEINELPSSIYKLKRLGYLDLTLWSNIEKLPYSITDLQNLQVLKLSSCRRLKQLPYNITKLVNLTDLDNYECYDLTHMPRGIGQLTRLEKLSLFVIAKDTSISKHNGGLDELHALNKLTGSLEITNLKYVKSVAFEFEAANLSEKKQLQSLLLNWKTKTTFGDRDDNVNVNDEMGLEALRPHQNLKGLTLWGYRGVKPPSWLPSITNLMSIYIGSCRSIQWLPPFDQLPYLKKIWIIDSTNLEYIDVSVNFENGGSLSFFPSLTGLTLIECPNLKGFVRCKTDVGTKPSSISMEAALLSLSFSFGNWKLS, via the coding sequence ATGGCAGAATCAATCCTTTCTGATATCGCTGTTGGACTCATTTCCAAGCTGGGTTCTTTGTTACTGAAGGAGATAGGGCTGTGGTGGGGTCTGAAAGATGATCTTCACAAACTCGAGAGCACTGTTTCCGTAATCCAAGCTGTGCTTCTTGATGCTGAGGAGAAGTCAATGGAGAATCGTCAAGTCAAAGATTGGCTTGGAAAGCTGAGTGAAGCCATGTATGATGCAGATGATTTGTTCGATGAGTTTTTAACAGTGGACTTGCGTCAACAAGTTATGGTTGGTTCTAAAACAGCAAAAAAGGTGCGTCTTTTCTTTTCAAGTTCCAACCAGTTTGTTTTTGGTCACAAAATGGCTCATAAGATTAAGGCCCTTAGAGAGAGATTAGATGAAATTGCTGCTGAAAAGATTAAGTTTCATTTAGAGGAGCGATCTGTGGAGAAGGTTTTTATAGTTGAGGGCAGGGAAACTCAGTCTACTCCACCTAAAGTTGTTATTGGTAGACAGGTTGAAAAGGAGGCAATTGTAGAGTTTTTACTCTCTTCTGATTACCAAGAGAATGTGTCTGTTGTTGCCATGGTTGGAATTGGAGGTTTGGGAAAGACTACACTTGCTCAGCTAGTATGTGATGATAACAAGGTCAAAAACCATTTTGAGTTGAAGATGTGGGCCTGTGTGTCTCATGATTTTGATCTGAAGTCACTGGTGAAAAAAGTTTTAGAATCTGCAATTGGAAAGACACCTGAAATTGCAGAGATAGATCCATTAAAAAAGCTCCTTCATGAAAAGATAAATGGGAGAAAGTATCTGCTTGTGTTGGATGATGTGTGGAATGAGAATCGAGATAAATGGGAGAAGTTAACAGACTTGTTAGCATGTGGTGCAAGTGGAAGTAAGATTGTAATCACTACACGATCCAGAGCGGTTGCAGAGATTAGTGTTGCAGAGATGAGTCAGCCAATTATACATGAATTAGAAGGTCTGTCTGAAGATGAAGCTTGGTCGTTGTTCAAACATATGGCATTCAAGCATGGGCAAGTGTCGAATCCGCACCTTGAATCTATTGGAAGGGAAATTGTAGCCAAGTGTTGTGGAGTTCCTTTAGCCATAAGAGCAATAGGAGGTATGATGTTCTCTAAGGAGGAGTGTGAATGGCCAAGGTTCAAAAATAAAGAACTCTCCAAGGTAGCTGCATACCAGAATGATATTTTACCAATTCTTAAGTTGAGCTACAACCATCTTCCTTCCCATTATAAGAATTGCTTTGCTTATTGTAGCTTGTATTCTGAAGACTATGTAATTTATGTAAACGATCTGATACAACAATGGAAGGCACAAGGGTATCTCAAGTCAACAGATTCAAATGATTCTCTTCAAGATGTAGGCTATGGGTATTTCATGGATCTTTTTCGGTTGTCATTCTTTCAAGATGCTAAAAGGGATGTCTTTGGTAACATTGAATTTTGCAAAATGCATGATTTAATGCATGAGCTGCCCGTTACAGTTGCTCGGGACAATTTCTATGCATCACATTATGGAATGACAAGTATTGAAGACAAAACTGGACATATGTCATTTCAGGTTGATTCAAACTCTATTTTGCAAGATTTTTCTCCATTGTGGAAGGCAAAAAAGTTAAGGACGGTATTACCATTGAACAATTTTCCCAACAATTTTCCCATTGTGGAAGGCAAAAAACTCGATGCCATGTTTTGTAATTTGAGATGTTTGAGGGTGCTTAAAATATCTCTCTCCGAAATTAATGAACTGCCAAGTTCCATTTATAAATTGAAGCGTTTAGGATATCTTGATCTTACCCTCTGGTCCAATATCGAGAAACTTCCATATTCAATCACCGATTTACAGAACTTACAAGTGTTGAAATTAAGTTCGTGTAGACGCCTCAAGCAACTGCCGTATAATATTACAAAGTTGGTCAATCTTACAGATCTTGACAATTATGAGTGTTATGATTTAACTCATATGCCGCGGGGTATTGGGCAACTGACACGACTTGAGAAATTATCTCTATTTGTAATAGCCAAGGATACTTCTATCTCCAAGCATAACGGTGGGCTTGATGAATTACATGCATTGAACAAATTGACAGGTTCATTGGAAATCACGAATTTGAAATACGTGAAAAGTGTTGCATTTGAATTTGAGGCAGCTAATTTGAGCGAGAAGAAACAGCTTCAAAGTTTATTATTAAACTGGAAAACGAAAACGACTTTTGGAGATAGGGACGACAATGTCAATGTGAATGATGAAATGGGATTGGAAGCTCTACGCCCACACCAAAATTTGAAAGGATTGACTTTGTGGGGTTACAGAGGAGTGAAGCCTCCAAGCTGGCTACCATCTATCACTAATTTGATGTCCATTTATATTGGGAGTTGCAGAAGCATACAGTGGCTCCCACCATTTGATCAGCTCCCTTATCTTAAAAAGATATGGATTATTGATTCAACTAACCTGGAGTATATAGATGTTTCTGTGAATTTTGAAAACGGAGGATCTTTGTCATTCTTTCCTTCCCTAACAGGTCTTACTCTCATAGAATGCCCCAATCTGAAGGGATTTGTGAGATGCAAGACTGATGTTGGAACGAAACCATCATCGATATCAATGGAAGCTGCCCTGCTTTCCTTATCTTTCTCATTTGGAAATTGGAAGTTGTCCTAA